The region GTACCCGCTTTGCCAATACCCCCTTAGAGCACCAAACCTTTTTTCTTGCAGACCCCTTCCACAACTTGATTGAAATCAAACACTACCGCCACCCAGAAGCTATTTTTGGTCTGCGGGATTACCGTAAGATTGGGGATACTCCCCTCGTTTCTGCACCGCAACCGTGAGTCATCTGATTCTCTACAGCAAACCCGGCTGTCACCTCTGTGAAGGACTGCAAGAAAAGCTGGCCACCCTCAAGGAATTTACCCTTGAGGTACGGGACATCACCCGCCGTGAAGATTGGTGGCAGGCCTACCAGTACGAGATTCCTGTCCTCTACCTAGGAATTGGGGCGCAAGTGATTCCTGTGCCGCGACTTTCCCCCCGTGCCTCGGTGGCGCACATTCGTCAACGCCTCCAGGAATTGGCCAAGGGAACTGGATCAGCAGCAGCCAATTAAGGGGCATAATCGGCATAGCAAAACCAAGAAGGAACTCACGCATGGTGAATCTGGGAGCGATGCTCTTTCGTGGCCGTGGTGTTAAGCTCTCGCAGCAGTTTGCGGTCATTGGCCTAGGACGGTTTGGCCGCGGGGTGTGTGAAACCCTGCATGGGATGGGCTATGAGGTACTTGGCAGTGATAATCAGGAGCGCCTAGTGAATCAAGTCCTCCAAGATCACATTGTGGATCATGCGATTCAATTGGATGCCACCGATCCCCAAGCCCTGAAGGAGGCAGGAATTTTTGAGTTTGAAACGGTGATTGTGGCCATTGGTAATCACTTAGATGCCAGTATTATTACCACACTCAACCTCAAGGAAGCCGGCGTTCCCAAGGTGATTGCTAAGGCCTCATCGGAAGTTCACAAGAAATTGTTAGAGCGGGTAGGAGCTGACCGGGTTGTCTTTCCAGAATACGAGGCAGGTTGTGAACTGGCGCGATCGCTCACTCGACCCGCGATTTTAGACTGCCTTAACCTCGATCCGCAAAAGAGTATTGTGGAAGTGAAAGTCCCCGAAGCATTTCACGGCCGTACCGTTGCCGAAGTGGAACTCCGCAGTCGCTATGGCTTGAACCTGATTGCCCTGCGCTTTGATGATAAGTTTGAAATCAATCCCAGTCCGAGCCAGAAGCTGCATCAAGGGGACATCATGGTAGTGATTGGTGACAATAACGATATTGAGCGCTTTTTGCGTAGTCAGCACGTTCACTGAGATAAGACCCAGGTCTAGGCTGTTGAGCTTCCGTCACTGGTCGCCCCCCGCACGGGTATTGGCTATTTTTCTATGGATTCTTTGTATTAGCAGTTTGCAGCGATGGCATAGCCTGGCGATCGCTACCCTGCTAGTGGTGCTGCTCTACACCCTAAGCCACCTCCCCTGGAAGCGCCTGGGCAAACGTCTACGGCAGATGTGGCTCTTTTTTCTAGGGCTGTGGGCACTTTTGGCACTAACCCCGTGGCCAATGCCATTACTGCTCCCTTGGCGCTTGCTGCTGTGTCTGGCTCTGGGGGTGGTCTTGCTCGACACCCTCACCTTTAGCGAGTGGATGCGCGTCTGTCGCTGGTGGGGGCTACCGCCCCTGTTGGTGGATACCCTGGCATTGACCTATCGCTACCTTTTTGAGCTGGAGGCACAGCTGGCCCAAATGCGGCAGGCTCTGTTTCTGCGAGGATTTCAGTTGAGTTGGCGGCGTCTTCGCCCTTGGGGACAAGTGATTGGCAGCTTTCTAATTCGCGCCGAAGAACGATCCCAGCAGATTTACCTAGCAATGCGGCTACGGGGCTATGGGCAAGGTCTCCAGCGTCGTCCCCAATTTTCTGAGGGCGCACCGTGGAGTTGGGGGCTAACGCTGATTGCTGCCGTAGGGGCAGGGCTGTTGGCAACCTATGACACCCTTGGGGAAATTCAACTGCCTTTTTGGGGTGAATAGCTAATGGTGGAAACAGTGATACATTAACATATTAACATTTGTAAACGGTTGCCCCTTTGAGATTGCCCCTATGAAACCCAAGAACGCGCTTTTCGTTGCGGAGCAGGTGTGCCTCATTGGCCATATTGCGGCGATGGCCTTTGGCTTAGCGGGGTTGCTCCTCGTCGTGCCTCATCCTGAGTTTATTCTGGCATTGCCCGTGTGGGGTCAGCAACTTTTTCAATGGAGTATGGAGAGTGGGGGCGTAGTTTATATTGTCCTAGGTGCGCTGGCGATCGCCCTTCATACCTACCGCAACTTTGGCCTTGCCAAACTCCTTAGCTTTTTACTGCCAGCCGTAGGCATTTCCCTCACCAGTGAACTGTTGGGGACGAGTACCGGCTTTCCCTTTGGCCATTACGGTTACCTCAGTGGCTTGGGCTACAAAATTGCTGGGTTGGTGCCCTTCACAATTCCCCTGTCCTGGTTTTATATGGGGCTCGTCACGTTTCTTTTGGCCTATAGTGGCTTCATTAGTCGTCCCCTGCGGGAAGGCAAAGGCGCGGGGTTGGGGGCAGCTTTGATCACGGTAGGATTGGGAGCGCTCTTTTTAACGGCCTGGGATTTTGTCCTTGATCCGGCCATGAGTCAAACCACCATTCCTTTTTGGCAATTTCAGGAGGTTGGCGAGTTCTTTGGTATGCCCTACCGCAATATTCTGGGCTGGACGGGCACAGGAGCCGTATTTATGGGACTGGCGATGATCACGTGGTGGCCAAAGCCAATGGTCGTCAACCGTGGGCAACTGATTACCCCCTTGGTGGTGTATCTGGTAAATTTCGCCTTTGGAGCAATAATTACGCTCACATCCTTGGATCAGCGCTTTTGGATTCCGGCAACGTTGGGATTTGTGTTGGGGGTCGTGCCGGTCACGGCCCTGTGGTGGTTTGCTGAAGCCCCCCTAGAGAAAGTTCAGGGGGTCAACATCAATACTGAGGCGGGTTGAGCGGGGACATTCCGCCTTGAGATGGATCAGGGCTTGGCTGAGTCCACAAGTTTGCAGTGATTGGCCCTTGAGTAAAATTTGCCAGCGGTAGCGGCCAGCAATTTTGGCGATCGCGGCGGGGGCAGGGCCAAGGACTTCCCAGTCTCCCTGAGAAACCGCATCTAACCTCTGGAGGTGCTGGGCGATCGCCTGTGCCGTTGCGGCCACGTCCTCAGGATCGGGACTACTCAAGCGCAGCAGGACCAGTTGGGCATAGGGGGGATAGCCCAAGGGGGCGCGGCTACTTAGCTCCCGGGTAGCAAAGCTGTCCCAGTCATAGGCTTTGACTGCTGTAATCACTGGATGATCCGGCACATAGGTTTGGAGAATGACCTGACCGGGATGGGCCCCTCGGCCCGATCGCCCCGCCACTTGGGTGAGAATTTGAAACGTGCGTTCTGCCGCCTGATAATCGGGCAAGTGCAGGAGACTATCGGCAGCCAAAATTCCCACGAGGGCAACCTGGGGCAGATCAATTCCCTTAGTCAGCATTTGCGTCCCCACCATCACATCGGCTTCGCCGGCTGCAAATTGCGTCAATAACTGGCGATGGGCACCCTTGCGTTGGGTGGTATCACTGTCAAAGCGCAGGACTCGCAACTGGGGAAAGAGGCGATTCAGTTCCCTCACTACCCGCTGCGTTCCGCCACCGAAGGGCTTGAGATAGGGGGAGCCACAACTAGGACAGCGCTGCGGCACCCTCTGAGTGTAGTTGCAGTAATGACAGCGCAGCACTTCCATCTCTTCGCCAAAGAGGTGCCCAGTAAGAGACACACTGCAATGGGGACAGTAGATCACTGTGCCACAACTGCGACAGGAGACAAACGTGCTGTGACCCCGCCGCGGCACAAAGAGAATCGCCTGCTGTCCCTGCAGATTCTCCAGCGCTTCTTGCAGCGGACGACTGAGCATCGAACGGTTGCCCCGGTGCAATTCTTGGCGCATATCCACGATCGTGATGGGGGGTAAGGGGGCGGCATGAATGCGCTGCGGTAGGGAAAGGAGGTGAATCTGTCCCTCCTGGGCAGCCTGCCAAGTGCTGAGGGCAGGGGTGGCGGTTCCCAAAATCAGGGGACACTGTTGCTGGCGCGATCGCCATTGGGCAACGGTGCGGGCATGGTAGCAGGGCTGAGGTTGATCCTGTTTGTAGCCGCTGTCGTGCTCTTCATCGAGAATGATCAAACCCAAGCCCACTAAAGGCAGTAGTACCGCCGAGCGCGTGCCAATGATCACTCGCGGCTCCGGCATCAAAGTCAATCGCCAAGTATCGTAGCGCTCTCCCTCACTGAGACCGCTGTGATAAACCAACAGGCGTTCACCAAAGCGGGCTCGCACTCGATCCGTGAGTTGGGGTGTTAAGCCAATCTCGGGCACCAGCAACAGGGCCGATCGCCCCCGCCCTAGACACTGAGCAATGACTTGTAGATAAACTTCCGTTTTGCCCGAGCCCGTGACGCCGTGTAGGAGAAAGGTTTGGGCGCAGTCTAGGTGTTTTGAAATGACGTGCAGGGCAGTGGCTTGGGCCGGCGTCAGCGTTTTTGGCCGATCGGGTGTCACCGCTATCCCCTGTTCAGTGCGGCAGTGCTGCTGCTGCACAATGGCAATGTATCCCTTGGCAGCGAGGCGGTGGAGGGTTTGGGGGGTCGTGCCCGTGGCCTTGAGCACCTCCTGGAGCCAGCAATCGCGACCCTGTTGCTGCAAGTAGCGGAGGATTTGGCGCTGCCGCTGTGTTAAGGTCTTCCCTTCACTATTGAGGAGTACCACCGCCTGTTGCCGTTTTGGCTGCTGACTGGCGGCGGCCGCTAAGTAGGTTTCCACTAAGCCAAGGCGTTCCAGTTCTTTGAGGGCCCGCTGAACCTTGGGCAGCTGTTGCTGGAGGTAGCGCACACTGTAGTCCCCACTGCCTTTGGTCTGGAGAAAGCGCAGTAGATGTTGCCCTTGTTCCGAAAGGGGGGGAATTCCCTGGGGTGGCCGCAGGCGTACCCGCCGTTGCGATCGCCCCAAAACCCCCGGCGGCAACGCAGTGCGTACCACTTGGATCAAAGGCGTGCAGTAGTAGGTGGCAATCTGCTCTAACAGGGCCCAATAGTCCTTGGGAAAAAGCTGCTGGTCAACCACCTCAAGGAGCGATCGCAACCCCTGGGGATCGACCGATGGCGGCAATACCGCCAACACCTCTAGGACAATCCCCCGCACCACCTGAGAGCCAAAGGGCACTTCCACCACGTCCCCTCCCTGCACCCGCCAACCCCTAGGAATTTGGTAGGTATAGGCTGCGGTTGCCCCCGGACAGTCCACAAGCACACTGGCGAAGGCAGGGCCTTCATCGTATTCTGCGCTGGAGACCTCCGCCTTCAGGCAGGGGAGGAAGGCGCGGCCGCCGTTGAGTTGTTGCATGTTACAAACTCCTTTAGTAAAACCCAAAGGATGAAGTTGCGTTGACTGTGACCTTAACGCGGCCATCAACATTTTGGCGGCCGGGCAGGCCGTGACCGCACGTGGAGATGGTGCTAGACCTGTTCAAGCTTCGGCTTGTTCGGGCGACTGTCGGTGAAGCGTGAACCATCCTGATGCCTCTGGTGTCAGGAATCCGCCGCCTTGAGGCGAGGGAAGATGTCAAGGCGACTATATCACCTCCTCGGGTCGTGGTTGATCCCGAGGGGCATCGTCTCAACTGTCGCTGCTTGGAGAAGCTGCCGCAGGCCTGGTAGGCGCCCCAGGTCTTGCTGGCCAGTGGTGCGCCGCTTTGCCAAGGGGACAGTCCTAGGAACAAGTATCACAGCCGCCGGCTTTGCCCCGATCAGGGATCGTCGGGGTTGCCTTGGCTAAGGTGTTGGAGCGCCTTTGCTTGATGGGAGTAAGCCGCCAATTGATTCGTCCGCACTGAGAATTCGGTTGTTTGTTGAAGAGGACATGGGAAAATAGGAAAAACTGCTCCTCACCTCAAATTCTCCATGACCGGTCTTTACGAAGCAGAAACGATCGCGATCGCCCGGCAACTGTGGGCGGCCAGCCAAGAGTCCCGCAACTTTTTTAGCCAACTGCGGGAGCAAATGCGCATTGAAGATAAGCTCCTCGGCTGGGCCATGGAACATCCGGGTCTACGGGTACAACTCTTTCGCCTCATTGACTGTCTGCCCAGTCTGCGCAGTCAAACCGAGGTGGCACGCCACCTGCAGGAGTACCTCAGTGATCCCAGTGTGGAGTTGCCGCCCGGGCTGAAAAAACTCTTGAACTTTGCCCAGCCGGATTCCCTGCCGGCCCAAGCAGCGGCAACCACCTTCACAACAGCAGTGCAAGCCCTGGCCCACAAGTACATTGCCGGTGAAACCACCGAGCAGGTGCTAAAAACCATTGGCCGTCTGCGCAAGCAGGGCATGCTGGTGACGATGGATATTCTTGGGGAAGCGGTGATTACGGAGGCAGAGGCACAGCAGTATTGCGATCGCTACCTTGACTTGATGGAGCACCTCAGTCCCTTGGGCCAACGGGAGGGCGTGAATCCAGTCCAGGTCTCCGTAAAGCTGACGGCCTTTTACTCCCAGTTTGATCCTTTGGATGTTTCTGGCTGCCGTGCCAAGGTGGGAGAGCCGATTCGCCGGCTGTTGCATCGTGCCCAAGAATTGGGGGTGGCAGTGCACTTTGATATGGAGCAGTATGCCTACAAAGACATTACCTTGGCGATCCTCAAGGATATTTTGCTAGAGCCAGAGTTTCGCGATCGCGCCGATATTGGGCTAACACTGCAGGCCTATTTGCGGGATAGCTACCAAGATGCCCAAGACCTCATTACTTGGGTACAACAGCGGGGCACCCCCATCACTGTGCGGGTGGTCAAGGGCGCCTACTGGGATCAGGAACTCATTAAGGCAGTGCAACATCATTGGCCGTTGCCCGTCTATCAACACAAACAGAACACGGATGCCAACTTTGAGCGCATCATTGAACTGCTCCTGAGTCACCATACGGTGTTGCGCACAGCGATCGCGAGCCATAATGTGCGTTCCCAAGCGCGGGCGATCGCAATTGCTCAACGGCAGCACATTCCGCCCACGGCCATGGAATGCCAAGTTCTCTACGGCATGGCCGATAAACTGGCCAAGGCATTGGTGGAGGCAGGGCAAACGGTGCGGGTCTATTGTCCCTATGGCGATCTCATTCCGGGGATGGCCTACCTGATTCGGCGACTCCTGGAAAATACCGCCAATAGTTCCTTTTTACGCCAACAGTTGGGGGCTGTGGCCATCGAGGAATTACTGGCCCCACCGGAACCAACGGCGGACTTTGAAGCCGTGAACGTTCATCTGACCACGGGCAAGACTTCAACCTTTGTCAATGCTGCCAATAGTGACTATGCCCGAGCCAGCCAGCGGGAAGCCATTCAAGCGGCCTTAATCCATGTCCATCGCCAACTGGGGCAAACCTATACTCCCATCATCAATGGCGATCGCGTCAATCCCCGCGAATACAGTGAGTCCCTGAACCCTTCGCAGCCGGAGGAAATCGTCGGTCGGGTTGGCTTGGCCACCATTGAGGATGCCGAGCATGCGATCCGGGCTGCCAAAGCCGCTCAAGCCCAATGGCAACAGACCTCCGTGGCTGAACGGGCAACCCTGCTCCGGCGGGCAGCAGACCTCCTAGAGGCACAGCGCCATGAACTGGTGGCTTGGATGTGCTACGAAGTGGGCAAGGTGGTGGCAGAAGGGGATGCCGAAGTCTCCGAAGCCGTTGATTTTTGCCGCTACTACGCCGATGAAATGGAGCGCCTCAGCAGCGGCTATGACCGCAACTTTCCCGGTGAAACCAACCATTACCACTACCAAGGGCGGGGCCTTGCGGTTGTGATTTCTCCTTGGAACTTTCCCTTGGCGATTCCCACCGGTATGACCGCGGCCGCCCTAGTGACAGGTAACTGCACGATTCTCAAACCTGCGGATCCCGCCGCCGTCGTTGCTGCCAAACTAGCGGAGATCCTGATGGCCGCCGGTTTTCCGCCGGGGGTGTTTCAGTTTCTCCCCGGACGTGGCTCCGTGATTGGCCCCTATTTAACCCAACATCCCGATGTACATCTCATCGCCTTTACTGGCTCCCAAGAGGTGGGTTGCCGCATTATTGCTGAGGCAGCAGTGTTACAGCGGGGACAAAGCCACATCAAGCGGGTGATTGCCGAGATGGGGGGCAAAAACGCCATCATCATTGACGAAAGTGCCGACTTAGATCAGGCAGTGGCGGGGGTTGTGCAGTCCGCCTTTGGCTACAGCGGCCAAAAATGCTCCGCCTGTTCGCGGGTGATTGTCCTTGAGTCCATCTACAAACCCTTTGTGGAGCGCTTAGTGGCGGCCACCCAGTCCCTGAATATTGGGCCAGCCCACTTGCCCAGTACCCGTGTCGGACCGGTGGTGACAGCCGCTGCCCGCGATCGCATTCAGGAATACATTGCCAAAGGACAGCAAGAGGCGGAACTCCTCTTGAGCGTACCGGTACCGGAGATGGGCTATTTTGTCTCGCCCACGATCTTTACCAACGTGCCCCCCACGGCCACGATCGCCCAAGAGGAAATTTTTGGCCCGGTGCTGGCCGTCCTACGGGCAGAAACCTTCACCCAAGCCCTTGCAATTGCCAATGCCACCGCCTATGCCCTGACAGGGGGGCTGTATTCGCGGACGCCCTCCCATATTCAGCAGGCCAAAGCCCAATTTGCTGTAGGGAACCTGTACATCAATCGGGGGATTACAGGGGCGATCGTGGATCGGCAGCCCTTTGGCGGCTTTAAGCTGTCGGGGATTGGCTCCAAAGCCGGTGGACGCGATTACCTGCTGCAATTCCTTGAACCGCGGGTCATTACCGAGAATGTCCAACGTCAAGGGTTTGCCCCCATTGCCGGAGTCGATGATTGATGCCAAAAGGGACTCAGCTATTGGCCGCCCTTCAGGAGCGCATCAGGGCAGCGGGCGCCATTTCCTTCTGTGAGTTTATGGCCTTGGCGCTCTATGCACCCCAGTGGGGCTATTACAATCGTCCCCAACTGCAAATTGGTCGGCGCGGCGACTTTATCACCTCCAGCAGTCTCACGAGGGATTTTGCGGAACTGCTCACTGAGGCTTTTGTGCAGATGTGGCATGCCTTGGAGCGACCGCAGCGATTTACTCTCCTAGAGATGGGTGCCGGTGAAGGCCAATTTGCTGAGGGGGTCTTGGGCTATAGCCAAGCCACCTATCCCGATTTCTTTGCCGCCCTTGAGTACCAAATTCAAGAGCCATCCCCCAGTTTACGGGAACGGCAACGGCAACGCTTGGCACCGTGGGGCGATCGCCTGCGCTGGCGAGACTTGGACACCGCCTGTGAACCCATTGTTGGCTGCATCTTTAGCAATGAGCTGGTAGATGCCTTTCCCGTCCATCGGCTGCAATGGCAGGGGGATAATTGGCAGGAAATTTATGTCAGCCTCAATGCCCAGGGAGCGTTTCAGGAGGTCTTGGGTCCCCTCAGCGACGATCGCATTCACGAGTACTTTGCCACCGTTGGCATTGATCCGCAGCAGCAGGGCTACAGCGACGGCTACCGTACTGAGGTTAATTTGAACCTGATCCCATGGCTCAAGGATCTAAGTGAGCACCTAAAGCGGGGCTTTGTTCTTACCATTGACTATGGTTATCCCGCCCAGCAATACTATCATCCCGCCCGCTGTGAGGGCACGTTGCAGTGCTACTACCAACACCGCTGCCACAACAATCCTTACTGCTTTGTTGGCGAGCAGGACATTACGGCCCATGTGGATGTGACGGCTTTGACATGCTATGGTGAGCAATTTGGTCTTGCAACCCTCTATGTCACCCGCCAGAGTTTATTTCTCATGGCTTTGGGCCTAGGCGATCGCCTAGTGGCACAACAACAGAGTAATGGCAATCTCCTGCAAGCCCTCAACCGCCATCAAGCCCTCCACCAACTCATTGATCCCCTTGGCCTCGGGGGCTTTTACGTCGTTCTCCAAGGGAAGCAAGCCCGCCTCAATCTACCGCAACTCGAGGAAGCGGTTCAGGGATTCGCTCAATGACTCAGAGCCACATCCCGCTGGGGAACTGGCAAAACCGACCGGTAGTACTGCTCTAGTTGCTGCGTGGCTGCCGCCCAGCTCCAGCGTTCCGCTTCTTGGCGAGCATTTTGGCGTAGGGTCTCGCGATCGTCCGGAGAGTCAAAGAGGCGCTGACAAGCGGTAATGGCTCCTGTAGGGTCTGCTGGATCAAACAAAAACCCATTCACCCCATCAGTGACAATATCGGGAATTCCCCCACTATTGGCAGCCACCACAGGACAGCCCGCTGCCATTGCTTCTAAGAGAACCAAGCCAAGGGTTTCCGTGCGCGAGGGAAAGATAAAGACATCGGCAGAGGCAAAGGCCCCTGCTAAGCGTTCACCTCGCAGGTAGCCGACAAAATGGGTGGGTGTCCCAGCAAAGTGTTTTTCCAGGGCCTCGCGATGGGGGCCATTGCCCACTAGAGCCAGCCGTGCCTGGGGAATCTGCTCCAGAATTGGCTTAATTTGCTCAATTTCCTTTTCAGCAGAGAGACGACCGACGTAGAGCAGCAAGGGGGCTTCTGGGTGCCCTTGGCTGAGAAAATGGCGCATTTCTTGACTTTGGCGTTGCGGATGAAACAATTCCACATCCACCCCCCGCTGCCAGAGATCCAGATGGCGGATCCCATGGGCTTTAAGCTCTGCCACCATGGCCGTTGAAGTACAGAGGTTGAGTTGGGCGCAGTTATGACCCCAGCGCAAGAGGAACCAGAGAAGCTCCTCCAGAAAACCCAAGCCATAGTACTTCAGATATTGGGGCAAGTGGGTGTGGTAAGAGGCTACCAAGGGCAATTGGAATTTCTGCGCATAGTACAGACCGGCCAAGCCCAAGACAGCTGGGTTGGCCACATGGATCAGATCGGGTTCAAAGGCCGCTAGGGCTTTGCCAATGGCGGGTCGCGGCAGGGCTAATTTGAGTTCAGGATACAATGGGAGGGGAAAACCGGAGACACCATAGATGCGCGCGCCTTCGTAATGGTCTAACCCACCGTCGGGAGCCACCACGAGCACCTGATGGCCATTCCGTTGCAGATGTCGGACAGTTTGACATAAACGGGTAACGATGCCATCAATTTTGGGCAGAAATGTCTCGGTAAATAGTGCGATCCGCATTTCGCTAACCTGAATGGGAGGGGGATTTTTCCCATTCTCAAATCAGGGGGGTCTTGATGCAACCCATCGGGGCGAAAAAATTCCTTGAATTCAGGAGGGCTAAACTGTGGCAAAAGCAGAGCTATTGATGGCGATCGCTGGCCTGAATCGAGGCATTTTAGCCACACCGCGCGATCGCAAACAGGTGGCTGCCCTTGCCGCGTCCCTTGAAGGCATGAATCCCACTTTGGAGCCCCTGAATGCCCCTGAAAAACTAGCTGGGGATTGGCGACTGATCTACACTAGCAGTCAGGCGCTTCTTGCCTTAGATCGCTCTCCCCTCGTGAAGCTGGGGCAAATTTATCAGTGCATTCGTCCGCAGCAGCAGCGCATCTACAATATTGCTGAACTCTATGGGTTGCCCTTCCTGGAGGGGATTATCAGTGTGTTGGCGCGGTTCGAACCCCTGACCCAACAGCGGGTACAGGTGTACTTTGAACGCTCCATTGTTGGCCTGCGCCAGTGGCTGAATTACTACTCCCCCTCCCAATTCATTCCCCAACTCGACAGCCGTCAGCCGCTGCTGGCCCTAGATGTGTCCCTCAACAGCAATGATCAACAGGGCTGGCTTGACATTACCTACCTCGATGAAGATTTGCGCATTAGCCGCGGCAATGAAGGCAGCCTCTTTGTCTTGACCCGGGTTTAGTCCCGATTCCCTGTACCCTTAGACTAAGGAAGATTGGCACCATTCTCCCATCCCCTGCAATGGAAACACAGCCTCCCAAGCAACTTAGTTTTCCATGGAATCCAACTATCTCTGAGCCTCTGACGGAAAGCTCACTGGTGACTGATGCAGAGGGCGAAAATAGCCAAC is a window of Thermosynechococcus vestitus BP-1 DNA encoding:
- a CDS encoding class I SAM-dependent methyltransferase, which produces MPKGTQLLAALQERIRAAGAISFCEFMALALYAPQWGYYNRPQLQIGRRGDFITSSSLTRDFAELLTEAFVQMWHALERPQRFTLLEMGAGEGQFAEGVLGYSQATYPDFFAALEYQIQEPSPSLRERQRQRLAPWGDRLRWRDLDTACEPIVGCIFSNELVDAFPVHRLQWQGDNWQEIYVSLNAQGAFQEVLGPLSDDRIHEYFATVGIDPQQQGYSDGYRTEVNLNLIPWLKDLSEHLKRGFVLTIDYGYPAQQYYHPARCEGTLQCYYQHRCHNNPYCFVGEQDITAHVDVTALTCYGEQFGLATLYVTRQSLFLMALGLGDRLVAQQQSNGNLLQALNRHQALHQLIDPLGLGGFYVVLQGKQARLNLPQLEEAVQGFAQ
- the cruF gene encoding gamma-carotene 1'-hydroxylase CruF — protein: MKPKNALFVAEQVCLIGHIAAMAFGLAGLLLVVPHPEFILALPVWGQQLFQWSMESGGVVYIVLGALAIALHTYRNFGLAKLLSFLLPAVGISLTSELLGTSTGFPFGHYGYLSGLGYKIAGLVPFTIPLSWFYMGLVTFLLAYSGFISRPLREGKGAGLGAALITVGLGALFLTAWDFVLDPAMSQTTIPFWQFQEVGEFFGMPYRNILGWTGTGAVFMGLAMITWWPKPMVVNRGQLITPLVVYLVNFAFGAIITLTSLDQRFWIPATLGFVLGVVPVTALWWFAEAPLEKVQGVNINTEAG
- a CDS encoding glutaredoxin family protein gives rise to the protein MSHLILYSKPGCHLCEGLQEKLATLKEFTLEVRDITRREDWWQAYQYEIPVLYLGIGAQVIPVPRLSPRASVAHIRQRLQELAKGTGSAAAN
- the priA gene encoding primosomal protein N', which encodes MQQLNGGRAFLPCLKAEVSSAEYDEGPAFASVLVDCPGATAAYTYQIPRGWRVQGGDVVEVPFGSQVVRGIVLEVLAVLPPSVDPQGLRSLLEVVDQQLFPKDYWALLEQIATYYCTPLIQVVRTALPPGVLGRSQRRVRLRPPQGIPPLSEQGQHLLRFLQTKGSGDYSVRYLQQQLPKVQRALKELERLGLVETYLAAAASQQPKRQQAVVLLNSEGKTLTQRQRQILRYLQQQGRDCWLQEVLKATGTTPQTLHRLAAKGYIAIVQQQHCRTEQGIAVTPDRPKTLTPAQATALHVISKHLDCAQTFLLHGVTGSGKTEVYLQVIAQCLGRGRSALLLVPEIGLTPQLTDRVRARFGERLLVYHSGLSEGERYDTWRLTLMPEPRVIIGTRSAVLLPLVGLGLIILDEEHDSGYKQDQPQPCYHARTVAQWRSRQQQCPLILGTATPALSTWQAAQEGQIHLLSLPQRIHAAPLPPITIVDMRQELHRGNRSMLSRPLQEALENLQGQQAILFVPRRGHSTFVSCRSCGTVIYCPHCSVSLTGHLFGEEMEVLRCHYCNYTQRVPQRCPSCGSPYLKPFGGGTQRVVRELNRLFPQLRVLRFDSDTTQRKGAHRQLLTQFAAGEADVMVGTQMLTKGIDLPQVALVGILAADSLLHLPDYQAAERTFQILTQVAGRSGRGAHPGQVILQTYVPDHPVITAVKAYDWDSFATRELSSRAPLGYPPYAQLVLLRLSSPDPEDVAATAQAIAQHLQRLDAVSQGDWEVLGPAPAAIAKIAGRYRWQILLKGQSLQTCGLSQALIHLKAECPRSTRLSIDVDPLNFL
- a CDS encoding glycosyltransferase family 4 protein; translation: MRIALFTETFLPKIDGIVTRLCQTVRHLQRNGHQVLVVAPDGGLDHYEGARIYGVSGFPLPLYPELKLALPRPAIGKALAAFEPDLIHVANPAVLGLAGLYYAQKFQLPLVASYHTHLPQYLKYYGLGFLEELLWFLLRWGHNCAQLNLCTSTAMVAELKAHGIRHLDLWQRGVDVELFHPQRQSQEMRHFLSQGHPEAPLLLYVGRLSAEKEIEQIKPILEQIPQARLALVGNGPHREALEKHFAGTPTHFVGYLRGERLAGAFASADVFIFPSRTETLGLVLLEAMAAGCPVVAANSGGIPDIVTDGVNGFLFDPADPTGAITACQRLFDSPDDRETLRQNARQEAERWSWAAATQQLEQYYRSVLPVPQRDVALSH
- a CDS encoding potassium channel family protein — translated: MVNLGAMLFRGRGVKLSQQFAVIGLGRFGRGVCETLHGMGYEVLGSDNQERLVNQVLQDHIVDHAIQLDATDPQALKEAGIFEFETVIVAIGNHLDASIITTLNLKEAGVPKVIAKASSEVHKKLLERVGADRVVFPEYEAGCELARSLTRPAILDCLNLDPQKSIVEVKVPEAFHGRTVAEVELRSRYGLNLIALRFDDKFEINPSPSQKLHQGDIMVVIGDNNDIERFLRSQHVH
- a CDS encoding energy-coupling factor transporter transmembrane component T family protein; translated protein: MSFRHWSPPARVLAIFLWILCISSLQRWHSLAIATLLVVLLYTLSHLPWKRLGKRLRQMWLFFLGLWALLALTPWPMPLLLPWRLLLCLALGVVLLDTLTFSEWMRVCRWWGLPPLLVDTLALTYRYLFELEAQLAQMRQALFLRGFQLSWRRLRPWGQVIGSFLIRAEERSQQIYLAMRLRGYGQGLQRRPQFSEGAPWSWGLTLIAAVGAGLLATYDTLGEIQLPFWGE
- the pruA gene encoding L-glutamate gamma-semialdehyde dehydrogenase, with amino-acid sequence MTGLYEAETIAIARQLWAASQESRNFFSQLREQMRIEDKLLGWAMEHPGLRVQLFRLIDCLPSLRSQTEVARHLQEYLSDPSVELPPGLKKLLNFAQPDSLPAQAAATTFTTAVQALAHKYIAGETTEQVLKTIGRLRKQGMLVTMDILGEAVITEAEAQQYCDRYLDLMEHLSPLGQREGVNPVQVSVKLTAFYSQFDPLDVSGCRAKVGEPIRRLLHRAQELGVAVHFDMEQYAYKDITLAILKDILLEPEFRDRADIGLTLQAYLRDSYQDAQDLITWVQQRGTPITVRVVKGAYWDQELIKAVQHHWPLPVYQHKQNTDANFERIIELLLSHHTVLRTAIASHNVRSQARAIAIAQRQHIPPTAMECQVLYGMADKLAKALVEAGQTVRVYCPYGDLIPGMAYLIRRLLENTANSSFLRQQLGAVAIEELLAPPEPTADFEAVNVHLTTGKTSTFVNAANSDYARASQREAIQAALIHVHRQLGQTYTPIINGDRVNPREYSESLNPSQPEEIVGRVGLATIEDAEHAIRAAKAAQAQWQQTSVAERATLLRRAADLLEAQRHELVAWMCYEVGKVVAEGDAEVSEAVDFCRYYADEMERLSSGYDRNFPGETNHYHYQGRGLAVVISPWNFPLAIPTGMTAAALVTGNCTILKPADPAAVVAAKLAEILMAAGFPPGVFQFLPGRGSVIGPYLTQHPDVHLIAFTGSQEVGCRIIAEAAVLQRGQSHIKRVIAEMGGKNAIIIDESADLDQAVAGVVQSAFGYSGQKCSACSRVIVLESIYKPFVERLVAATQSLNIGPAHLPSTRVGPVVTAAARDRIQEYIAKGQQEAELLLSVPVPEMGYFVSPTIFTNVPPTATIAQEEIFGPVLAVLRAETFTQALAIANATAYALTGGLYSRTPSHIQQAKAQFAVGNLYINRGITGAIVDRQPFGGFKLSGIGSKAGGRDYLLQFLEPRVITENVQRQGFAPIAGVDD